The genomic region TTTCTTCGAGATTTGAGAACTTTGGTTATTTTCTATGTCAAGAGGGATCTTGAACCGAGAATTTGAAGTTCTTCCGCCTGGAAGATTAGATGCCGCTATACCTGAACTTGCAACTGCAAGACAAATAAGTCCCCTAGCTCTCAGATTTGCAAGTAGTGTGCTGTACAAAAAAGTTTTTCCTGTACCTCCCGGGCCATCTAGGAAAAAAGAACCTGGCCTATGCTCTATAACCCTTCTGTAAATTGTATCGTAGGCACGACGTTGCTCCTCATTTAACATGTTTACAACATTTATGTCTTCTGAACTTATTGGAATATTAAGCTCTTCCtcaatttcttttgttttttaaGGCTCAAATAAGCGGTATCCAATTTCAGATCTCCAAGGTCAACAGTACTAAAACTCTTGCCCATTGATTCAAGTATGCAACAAATATTTGTAAGAGTCATCTGTAAGACTTTATGACGTTGTGCAGGAAACGCATATGCGTAGTCTTCGGACAGTGAAGCGTAGAATTTATCCCACAGAAATCTTGGATTATTTGGCTGACAGTAAATGAGTAAAGTTGCAAATAATCTGCGTAGCGCTGCTGGCATTTGATATTGCACTGCTTCAGCTAAGCATTGTTCAATTGAGTTGTCTGTTTCAAGCAATCCATGCATGTAAGCAGACTCTCTAAAAGAACCAAGTGTTACGCCATTTATTGATTTTAAGTCGTCAAAAGACTTGGGACCTCTAATGTTTGAGAGCAGAAGGCGTAAATAATACCGTTCTCCTTCTGAGGGATTTGCATATACCAGATGGCCTAAATCAAATCCTTTTTCCCTAAGAGTCCAAAATTTGTCCTTTCTTTTATTATGCCACACATAATTTTCGGGAAGTTGACTGTATAATAACGTGTGAGAGAAAGCATCGGTTTCGTTTTGCTTGAAAAAAGCCGTTAACATTGTTCTCTTGCGAGCTTCGTCATCCAAAACGTTTCCAAGGTTTTCCCATGGTTGGAAACTAACTATTTGCATGTTTGGTAAGTGTACTTGTAACGGAACAACGTTGGAATGTATCTCGTTCAAATGGAATCCAAAAATTTTCTAAGCTGCATCTGGTGGGGAAATCCACCTAGCTGATTGGTAGGAGGTAATCTCATCAAATGATTCCTGACCACTTCCACTAGGATCAGTAACAGCAAAGGAAATACGGTCATGCCCCTTGTATACATACTTGTACATATACTTAACTGCTTTAATTGTAGAACATATCTCAACGTTTAGGTGACAGTCATATTTGCCCAATAATTATAGATTGTACGGAACAACCCATCGATTATTAAGCTTTGATCTACAAACAGTCACCTGAATACCCGTACGCCTGCGACGATAAATAGGATAAGAATCACGACTATTAACTCACGAGGGTAATGGTTCTTACAATTACCGTCTCGCATGCAAGGATTAGTAGGGTTGTCTCTACCGCATGGACCATGCATCATATGACGAACAACTGCAGAGAAAAGGTGAGGGTTTTCAGCAGCATCGGGCAATTCCGCACAAACAAAATCATCATACTGGTCGGGCGTTCTTATTTTGCTATCAGAATCAAGAATTATTAGAAAATGTGCATGTGGGAGCCCTCGCAAATGTGCATGTGGGAGACCTCGTTTTTGGAATTCAACGACGTAAATGTAACCAACAACAGTACCAAATATTTGACGAATACAAATGTCCTTCTTTAACTCAAAAAGTTTTGTTCGAAAAACGCGAGAAACAAGATCAGGTCTATTTTGCACTTCCTCAAAGGCAATAATTCTATTTCAATTTCTGGCCATCGAGGGTTGTACGTAATTGTTAGAAATATATCTGGTTTTCCATAGCGTTGTACAACCGTCATAGAACTAAGATAGCGGCGTCTGAAATCACGGTCACACCCAATAAAGCTAGCAGGTGGTATAAAAAGTCTGCCAATATTTGCATCGCGAGTCATTCCTGAGTTGTAACTATCAATTATTCCTTGATATTGGTCCGCACGAATTATATTCTGATTATTCCTTATGTAATCAAGTCTTGTTGTCTCAATCTTCATATACATATCGACTGTATATTGTTGGAGAATACGACCACTTCGCAATAAAATCGAAGAATCATTTGGGCGAATCTGCAATCGGTAGCAGTAGTACTCTTTACAATATATTTTTTTCTCAGACTCAGAAGTACCTGCAACTGTACGTAAAAAGCAGCTAAAGCTACttacttattttttttttaaaaaaaagtttaataAATACGAAAGCACAAACCTTGTTCCTCGCTTTCAAGTAAATCGTCTGCTGTTTGTACAAGAACTTCATTTATCGGAAAATTCTTgagggataaagcattcgatcgaccaatataggtagacaaactggtcgatcgagctatataagcacggTTAGACTCCTGGGCGCCTTccgaagccacttcacgcatctctaagtaaCAGATTCCGAGCTCCGAATCCttgttctccaaaatgcatgcaattATGGCAACTTCAGGCTTGGTTTCGCTCCTTTCTGGttcgtacctgcaatttacacaagacaaacccaaagtagactattcgggggcatttgtagctagatgccacataaataaccaagaaatgcgtgtaaaaatgagttAAAAACCTTATACAAAACACACGCATCAGCGTTTTTGATGAAATGCAATATAAACATCGAAGTATAATACACCTATGCATTTatatttggggcctcatttttTTATGTTGCACCGAGCCTCCATTTGTTTTAAGACGCCCCTATAGAAATAAGTGTGAACTAATTACCTGTACTTCACAAATTACGAATGActgaaataaataaatgaaataataaGGTAATAAATTTTGTTGGATAGTGTGAACTAATTACCTGTAATGGAGGTAAGATGCTGATGATTATGATGCGCAGCAGAAAACAAGAAAGAAGACATGAAAAAGATGAAGGTTTGGTTTTTAACAAGAAGACAAGAACAAGAAATACATAAACATTAAAAAATATAAGGAATGGCAAAACCGTAAATAGTGATGTCATAGGAGGACACAAGCAGGTTGACATTGCTGTCGCACATGTATTCTCTTTTAATATAAGGTATAGATATCATCAAATTTTGTCAACGGCTTTCCTAGAAGACCTTTTTTTTAAAAGCTATAAAATGAGATGCAATTAAATATTGTTGCGGCTCACCAAGTTCGTAATACACTCATAATTTAATATCTCTACGGAACATTTTTCTAGCACTACCACTAATGCATCATAAAGACATCAAGTAATATATAACCAAGTTGGAAGAGTATTAAAAACTAGGCACGAGCGTCATCATCCACATCATTCACATAACTAGCATCTCCGCAAACCcaccgatatatatatatatatatatatatatatatatatatatatatatatgaatgataGAATGACAAGAACAAGGTGTGCTTACGTCACAAGAGCGTGGAAGTAAAAGGCGGAATCTGGACCATTACAGCCTGCCTCCGATGGAGAATGACGTACACCTTGGTGGTCGAATCTAGGAAAACACGAGCAACGATCTAAAATACCCACCAAGCAAACGAGTATACACAAGGAACTCCCCTCAACCAATCTTCTATCATTTTGGTAGGTTGTAATGGTGGTGGTTATTTTCActatcaaacaatatttataactcaaCTTACCATAGATGGTAAgtcaaggtcgatccatgggatgaaGGGTATCTTGGTCATTCAAATTTGTCATTCTAATCAAGCAAGTGCGACTATTTTGGTCGGGTTGAAAGTCTAAACTATGGAatgcaaataaagtaataaaaaaaatgtaaactAAAGCGATAAACTAAGATGATTGATGTGGCTCATAtttacacacatttagtcccctaactagacTCGTTTCGCATGCGTTTCATAATTATTAGGGTCGTTCCGTATATCTTTAGCTTTCTATTTGCTATTCTATAAGGTTGTATGCCATCCGTAGGGAAAGAGAGATAATCTCGTATTAATGGAGCATTTCAAAGCTAAATGGaagcatctaacgaccaagcatcaagcGGCGACTAAGGACAAAGACCCATAGTCGAATAAACCAAGTTTTTTGGCAATGAAGGACAATCCCCACGACTTCTAGACTAGTCCCTATGAGTTATGGGACAACAAGGAACGAAGAAGAAGGAAAAGCAGGTGAACTCGAGCGAGCTCAGCCTGAACTCAAGCGAGTTTCCTTGGAGCTCGTACGATTTTCTCAGCAAGGATCACCATTCCAAGGCCAATCCCACGAGCTACACTGGACTCTTGCAAGGACATGGATTCGTTTTATGGGTTTATACtccatttaagcccttagttagcCCTAATCTTGTATCCGATATAAATACCTTGTCTTAATATTTCTAAAGAGgccttcttagattagattatgcTCTATTAGACTTAGAATACTTTCttatattaggagtagattaatCTTTAACCTTTCCATCAAGCACATTAATCTTTAAATAATTGTTCTTTTAATTTACccttcaatagtttacatttggatTCCTTGGCTATATATTTGAAGACTACGTGATAAGTTTTCATCTTTATGAAAGGATCCTTccttatttatgttcatctttactttccaagttgctATCTTTCCTAACTCTCTTTAATCCTTTCATCTTTACTTGTTTCatatcatcatgcttagtttaGTCCCTTTGTTTATTATTACTAATAGTGTAGTTCTATGATGGTTAGTGAGTAGTGACCTTACTAGGGTTAATGAGGGAGTAGGGGGATAATTAAAGGTGAATATATGCTTGTTGGGTCTATCAAAATGGATTaattgttgtgatttcaactagTGCATACTAAGTGTTCGATGAAATGCTTGTTTGACAAACTTGTATGAATCTCCATCTATTTAACATTCCTATAAGATCGAGAGCATTACGAGTTGTTAGACCATGTACTATGTTGATGGGTAAAACGGGTGTACGTGAGAGCTAACCCGACTCGACCTAGGTAGGACCGTAAGATCTAGACCAACTTTGTCCATAGTCCGACTACAACCTTGACCCAATTTAGACTCATGTGTGTAGAACCCTTTGATTACCTCTATAAACCCAAGACACCCTAGTACTTTCatttaattgtttacatcttgtTATTGTTAACTAAATTCATTAGTATAGTTTCAAACCCAATATACTAATCGTGACACTtgcataaataaaaataaatagactTAGAACTCAAAGCACATCGTCTCGTGGTTCGACCTCGACCTACCACTTgttagtagtttgttgagaatataaatattgtttgatttggttgttgatgatgcgaccgatcaaaaatggcgtcgttgccggagaCGGTGTTATGTGTTTAAGTTCTTGTTGATTGTCTATTTTATTTGTGCTTTTGTCTTGAAAAAAATTGTTTCTCAAGACCGTACTAACCTTCTAGTGTACGTAGTTTTCGTGTTTAAGTTTGGTAACAATGATGATGTAAGGTGCGTGGTCATGTCGTTAACAACCAAATCAAACTATATTTATagactcaacaaactactagtaaAGGAGTAAGTAGAGGTCGGATCCCAAGTGACGGTTTATCAAATGGTTATCTAATGCAAGTATCTATGTCTTTGTGTCACAATTGGGTTTGAGTTGTAAACTAAACTACTATAATgaaaatgcaagcaaatgaatAACAAGGCAAGTAAATAGAGATGTAAACAAGTGATTAAAAACACTATCTAGGGTGTCATGGTTTCATAGGGGAAACATGGTATAATCACAATAATGAGTCATACAAACGATTATAGTTGTGTTGGaatcgagttgatttatgtcttgtaattcctagggagacttaggtctcggagTCAAGTTGGTTTATAACTTATGACACCTACAACGAATTGGATCTCCCTATTCAACCATATGAATGGTCTAACAAACCttggttgatttatgtcttacaagtcttgttgaaaagattagagaatcatgctaggttctcaatcaagcatttcatcaagcataacatgtgcataagttaaaaacacaacatacaatcattcatatgaactcattaagcatatatCTAACCCATGATTACTCTCCAAtacccccactaaccctagctagaagactactcacacataatcatggtaatcatgtcatcaatggtgtcaaacatcttaacaagtataaacatgatgattGAGTAAAGCAATTAACAAAAGGTTAAAgattaagtaaagagtaagggaaattataccaacttaagatgaacaaaggaaattgaagaataatagaataaatcGTTCattaatgatgaagagttgtcaattctccaatacaaaccccaagaattcttcaattaCCAAGCTAGATCTAATATtgtttgaacaataattaaggaaggattaagatgtaattaagctaattaaagTAGTTTAAATAAGCTAAGCTATCATGGTCTATTCTAATCCCCTCTAAATACACGAGGTATTTATATTAAGTACAAGTTTTAGgcttactaagggcttaaatgacgattaggtcCGTTAAGAAAGTCTTTTACCTTGCTAGAGCTGACACAGGTCGCACAAGCTCCTCCTTTCGAAGTCAATCCTGTGAGCTGGCTCGTGGGAGCTGGGTAAGGGCTCGCTCGAGCTCCAGCCAAGCTCGCCAGAGCTCACTCCCTTTTCTCTCTTGCTTTGGCTTGGGTACCTCCCAGCTCGTGGGAGCTGGCCTGGACTCGTGTGGGTTCCTCTCCATTGCCCGAAAACTTGCTTTATTGACTAAGGCATTTAGtcttggtctcctctttgatacTCGGTCGTTAGATGCGGTCAATTTAGCACCGTAATGCTCTAATTAAGCAAGACTAGTGCTCTCCTCCTACAaaggcaccaaacctcatagaatttgCATactaggaagctaaagataagaaacgaccctaataatcACGTAAAAGCATATGAAATGAGGCTAgataggggactaaatgtgcataaatatgagtcacatcacaagGCTTCCCACAATAAGTGCCTTGCCATGATTGATCCTTTGGGTACAGCTTCAATGGGTATGGAGAATTTGAATAGCAAACTCACACTTATGCTCACCAAAATTTCAACAATGAGGACCAATATTATGCCCCCAATTTTCCATGTCAAAACTCAAATatccatcaacaacaacaaaacttcTGAAACTAAACCTTCCATGTGAGGCGGGTCGGGCGAAGTGGGTATGGGGCGGGTCTCACGTGACACCCCCCGTCCCACGACCCGCGGAGGGTGACACTTTTGATAtccatccccgccccaccacTCATCAAATCATTATCCGCACCCGCCCCCACGTGGGACGGTTGTGGGGCGATACCCGCCAAAACCCGCCCCTTTGACATCCTTACTTATGCCATAAATTCCATGTTTTGCTTTGTAattttgtaataccccgtattttattacctcggtcaaaggctagtcaacgaTAAATGagaaaatatattttataaaattatattgtATTCTACGAGTTATGTTATATGATGGCATTATATGGTGACAGTTGTATTTAGAAATAATTATAATAGAcggtaattataataataataataataataataataataataataataataataataataataataataataatacatataCAAGAACCTTCCACCTACCCACCTACCCTTATATATATACTGCAACCATCCATActactgtagacacctcgtttctgcacctcccgcaaaccacccggtgatgattgggccgcatgtttgattcgcggaacgatttgtgacagttcgtaagattatcgtcaggtgattgctcaaatattaatgtctacctcttagttgtcatctacgtccggatacggtcgttttggcgataattagagtacatttgagtcgggtcaaaaaccgtctccatttttcgatattttgttaaatcccgagtcagaatgttggaatgttccggatatttctattccatatttcataaattttatcttttggcaaataatatcccgtaatattcacaagataatcgaattatttccgtcctaccataactcaaacgcggaaatctttcttgacagaggaaacctccgggggaacagacgcagcagtctttgcgcctcttccaagggacgcagtgggcTGCGCGctctcttcccgtgcccttctttgcatgatttacgtatattttttatatctttccgagattcacttccaaagagtctccgaaaccctattccttcacgtgattagtataaataggagccttcgctcctcatatttctcacgcgagtgtccgcccttctcttctccctttgcattctagacttcgttcttactaattggcgcctacgtgcttggacttccgaccacgtaagctcggatctttccgggtaccagcctctccgttgcatgaccgaccaatttgaccaactacacaataatcaatcttaattaatcaatcgttttcctcttacgagggcactctctttgcattcgcgtcgagcattcactaatcgatattcttagttcatctcgttccgtcaacatgtaagtctgagggtgtaataattctctttatttattgtatttttatttatcgtatcatcattgtaaggtttatgtcgaaaacaccgttaaaaccgatttctaaaaccgtgctttaaaacctgtttttgcggatttccagtagaccgacgtcgagaaaagacgcagcaactgctgcgcctcttcgaaggagcgcgattctgctgcgcctcttcgtgaggctgccagattctcgcttcttttcttcttcttcgtcctctgtaattcgtctt from Silene latifolia isolate original U9 population chromosome 3, ASM4854445v1, whole genome shotgun sequence harbors:
- the LOC141649288 gene encoding uncharacterized protein LOC141649288, with protein sequence MQIVSFQPWENLGNVLDDEARKRTMLTAFFKQNETDAFSHTLLYSQLPENYVWHNKRKDKFWTLREKGFDLGHLVYANPSEGERYYLRLLLSNIRGPKSFDDLKSINGVTLGSFRESAYMHGLLETDNSIEQCLAEAVQYQMPAALRRLFATLLIYCQPNNPRFLWDKFYASLSEDYAYAFPAQRHKVLQMTLTNICCILESMGKSFSTVDLGDLKLDTAYLSLKKQKKLRKSLIFQ